The genomic window CCCCGAAGGCCGCCAGCGCCTCGCAGATGGCCGCGCCGATCCCGCCCGCGCCCCCTGCCACCAGCGCCACCTTCCCGCTCAAATCGTACAGTTTGCGATAGTCGTCAAGTGAGGACATGTTCATCTCCTGGTTCGTATTCTGCGCAGCGCGCCATGGGGTTTCCAATAATCGATAATCGATTATCCGAGAGGCATTATACCACGGTTCGCGCCGCGTGTCAAGGCGCTTGACCGATCGCAGTGCGCGTAGGCAGGTTCCCATCCTGCCCCTGCCCCCGGCGGCTGTGGAAAGCCGCCCTACGTGTCTACTGGCAGTGCGTAGGGCAGGTTTCCATACCT from Chloroflexota bacterium includes these protein-coding regions:
- a CDS encoding 3-oxoacyl-ACP reductase, with the translated sequence MSSLDDYRKLYDLSGKVALVAGGAGGIGAAICEALAAFG